In the Streptomyces sp. cg36 genome, one interval contains:
- the glpK gene encoding glycerol kinase GlpK, translating into MSDTHTTASHGHGPFIAAIDQGTTSSRCIVFDKDGRIVSVDQKEHEQIFPKPGWVEHDAAEIWTNVQEVVAGAIDKAGITAADVKAIGITNQRETTLLWDKNTGEPVHNALVWQDTRTDALCRELGRNVGQDRFRRETGLPLASYFAGPKVRWLLDNVEGLRERAERGDILFGTMDSWVIWNLTGGTDGGVHVTDVTNASRTLLMNLHEMAWDDKILSSMEIPAAVLPEIRSSAEVYGHAKGGVLDGVPVASALGDQQAALFGQTCFSEGEAKSTYGTGTFMLMNTGDKPVNSYNGLLTTVGYQIGEQKPVYALEGSIAVTGSLVQWMRDQMGMIKTAAEIETLALSVEDNGGAYFVPAFSGLFAPYWRSDARGVIAGLTRYVTKAHIARAVLEATAWQTREITDAMTKDSGVELTALKVDGGMTSNNLLMQTLSDFLDAPVVRPMVAETTCLGAAYAAGLAVGFWPDTDALRANWRRAAEWTPRMDADKRDSEYKNWLKAVERTMGWIEDEE; encoded by the coding sequence GTGAGCGACACCCACACCACCGCCTCGCACGGCCACGGCCCGTTCATCGCGGCCATCGACCAGGGCACCACCTCCTCCCGCTGCATCGTGTTCGACAAGGACGGCCGGATCGTCTCGGTCGACCAGAAGGAGCACGAGCAGATCTTCCCGAAGCCGGGCTGGGTCGAGCACGACGCCGCCGAGATCTGGACCAACGTCCAGGAGGTCGTGGCGGGCGCCATCGACAAGGCCGGCATCACCGCCGCCGACGTCAAGGCGATCGGCATCACCAACCAGCGCGAGACCACGCTGCTGTGGGACAAGAACACCGGCGAGCCCGTGCACAACGCGCTCGTGTGGCAGGACACCCGCACCGACGCCCTCTGCCGCGAGCTCGGCCGCAACGTGGGCCAGGACCGCTTCCGCCGCGAGACGGGCCTGCCGCTCGCCTCGTACTTCGCCGGCCCCAAGGTCCGCTGGCTGCTCGACAACGTCGAGGGCCTGCGCGAGCGCGCCGAGCGCGGCGACATCCTCTTCGGCACCATGGACTCCTGGGTCATCTGGAACCTGACCGGCGGCACCGACGGCGGTGTGCACGTCACGGACGTCACCAACGCCTCGCGCACGCTGCTGATGAACCTCCACGAGATGGCGTGGGACGACAAGATCCTGTCGTCGATGGAGATCCCGGCGGCCGTGCTGCCCGAGATCCGCTCCTCCGCCGAGGTGTACGGCCACGCCAAGGGCGGCGTCCTGGACGGCGTCCCGGTCGCCTCCGCGCTCGGCGACCAGCAGGCGGCCCTGTTCGGCCAGACCTGCTTCTCCGAGGGCGAGGCCAAGTCCACGTACGGCACCGGCACCTTCATGCTGATGAACACCGGTGACAAGCCCGTCAACTCCTACAACGGCCTGCTGACCACCGTCGGCTACCAGATCGGCGAGCAGAAGCCGGTCTACGCCCTGGAGGGCTCGATCGCCGTCACCGGTTCGCTGGTGCAGTGGATGCGCGACCAGATGGGCATGATCAAGACCGCCGCGGAGATCGAGACGCTGGCGCTCTCGGTCGAGGACAACGGCGGCGCCTACTTCGTGCCGGCCTTCTCCGGCCTGTTCGCCCCGTACTGGCGCTCCGACGCCCGCGGTGTGATCGCCGGTCTCACCCGGTACGTCACCAAGGCGCACATCGCGCGCGCCGTTCTTGAGGCCACCGCCTGGCAGACCCGCGAGATCACCGACGCCATGACCAAGGACTCCGGCGTCGAGCTGACCGCGCTCAAGGTCGACGGCGGCATGACCTCCAACAACCTGCTGATGCAGACCCTCTCGGACTTCCTGGACGCGCCCGTGGTGCGTCCGATGGTCGCCGAGACCACCTGCCTCGGCGCCGCCTACGCCGCCGGTCTGGCCGTCGGCTTCTGGCCGGACACCGACGCGCTGCGCGCCAACTGGCGCCGGGCGGCGGAATGGACCCCTCGCATGGACGCCGACAAGCGTGACAGCGAGTACAAGAACTGGCTCAAGGCCGTCGAGCGGACCATGGGCTGGATCGAGGACGAGGAGTAA
- a CDS encoding MIP/aquaporin family protein: protein MSSSDIFTGEIIGTAVLILLGGGVCAAVTLKSSKARNAGWLAITFGWGFAVLTGAYISAPLSGAHLNPAVTLGLAIEGGTEWSDVPVYLAGQLLGAMIGATLVWLAYYGQFQAHMTDPEIVKPVDQAAKPAEGPHNGSAAGPVLGIFSTGPEIRNAIQNLTTEIIGTFVLVLAILTQGLNGDGKGLGVIGVLITSLVVVGIGLSLGGPTGYAINPFRDLGPRIVHSLLPLPNKGGSDWGYAWVPVVGPLAGAALAGGLYNIAFA from the coding sequence GTGTCCAGCTCCGACATCTTCACCGGCGAGATCATCGGTACCGCCGTTCTCATCCTGCTCGGCGGTGGCGTGTGCGCCGCCGTCACGCTGAAGAGCTCCAAGGCACGCAACGCGGGCTGGCTCGCCATCACCTTCGGGTGGGGCTTCGCGGTGCTCACCGGCGCTTACATCTCCGCCCCCCTCTCGGGCGCGCACCTCAACCCGGCCGTGACCCTGGGTCTGGCCATCGAGGGCGGCACCGAGTGGAGCGACGTCCCGGTCTACCTCGCCGGGCAGCTGCTCGGCGCGATGATCGGCGCCACGCTGGTCTGGCTGGCCTACTACGGCCAGTTCCAGGCGCACATGACGGACCCGGAGATCGTCAAGCCCGTCGACCAGGCCGCCAAGCCGGCCGAGGGTCCGCACAACGGCAGCGCGGCCGGCCCGGTGCTCGGGATCTTCTCCACCGGCCCCGAGATCCGCAACGCGATACAGAACCTCACCACCGAGATCATCGGTACGTTCGTGCTGGTCCTGGCCATCCTCACGCAGGGCCTCAACGGCGACGGCAAGGGCCTCGGCGTCATCGGCGTACTGATCACCTCGCTGGTCGTCGTCGGCATCGGCCTCTCGCTCGGCGGCCCCACCGGCTACGCCATCAACCCGTTCCGCGACCTCGGCCCGCGCATCGTGCACTCCCTGCTGCCGCTGCCCAACAAGGGCGGTTCGGACTGGGGCTACGCCTGGGTGCCGGTCGTCGGCCCGCTGGCCGGTGCCGCCCTCGCCGGTGGCCTGTACAACATCGCGTTCGCCTGA
- a CDS encoding IclR family transcriptional regulator — protein MARNIQSLERAAAMLRLLAGGERRLGLSEVASALGLAKGTAHGILRTLQAEGFVEQDPASGRYQLGAELLRLGNSYLDVHELRARALVWTDDLARSSGESVYVGVLHQQGVLIMHHVFRPDDSRQVLEVGAMQPLHSTALGKVLSAFDPVAHTEAVDGERTAFTPRTVTGPAGFEELLDLARARGWASDLEETWDGVASVAAPIFDRRRMPVGAVGVTGAVERVCKDGEVRSELVAAVRDCARSVSRDLGAGRF, from the coding sequence ATGGCGCGGAACATCCAGTCGCTCGAACGGGCGGCCGCAATGCTGCGGCTGCTCGCGGGCGGCGAGCGGCGGCTCGGCCTGTCCGAGGTGGCCTCCGCGCTGGGCCTCGCGAAGGGCACCGCGCACGGCATCCTGCGCACCCTCCAGGCGGAGGGGTTCGTCGAGCAGGACCCGGCGTCGGGCCGCTACCAGCTCGGCGCGGAGCTGCTGCGCCTGGGCAACAGCTATCTGGACGTGCACGAGCTGCGGGCCCGCGCCCTGGTGTGGACGGACGACCTGGCGCGCTCCAGCGGCGAGAGCGTGTACGTGGGGGTCCTGCACCAGCAGGGCGTGCTGATCATGCACCACGTCTTCCGGCCCGACGACAGCCGTCAGGTGCTGGAGGTCGGCGCCATGCAGCCGCTGCACTCGACCGCGCTGGGCAAGGTCCTCTCCGCCTTCGACCCGGTGGCGCACACCGAGGCGGTGGACGGCGAGCGGACCGCCTTCACCCCGCGCACGGTGACCGGGCCCGCGGGCTTCGAGGAGCTGCTGGACCTGGCGCGGGCACGCGGCTGGGCCAGCGACCTGGAGGAGACCTGGGACGGGGTGGCCTCGGTGGCCGCGCCGATCTTCGACCGGCGGCGGATGCCGGTGGGCGCGGTGGGCGTGACCGGGGCCGTGGAGCGGGTGTGCAAGGACGGCGAGGTGCGCTCCGAGCTGGTGGCGGCGGTGCGCGACTGCGCCCGCTCGGTCTCGCGCGACCTGGGCGCCGGGCGCTTCTAG
- the metH gene encoding methionine synthase has product MASLPTPSADSRNRADALREALATRVVVADGAMGTMLQAQDPTLEDFQDLEGCNEILNITRPDIVRSVHQEYFAVGVDCVETNTFGANFSALGEYDIPERVYELSEAGARIAREVADEFTASTGQQRWVLGSMGPGTKLPTLGHAPYTVLRDAYQQNAEGMLAGGADALLVETTQDLLQTKAAILGAQRALDVAGYRVPIICSVTVETTGTMLLGSEIGAALTALEPLGIDMIGLNCATGPAEMSEHLRYLARNARIPLSCMPNAGLPVLGKDGAHYPLSAPELADAQQTFVNEYGLSLVGGCCGTTPEHLRQVVERVRGLAPTERRPRPEPGAASLYQSVPFRQDTAYMAIGERTNANGSKKFREAMLEGRWDDCVEMARDQIREGAHMLDLCVDYVGRDGVADMEELAGRFATASTLPIVLDSTEVNVLRAGLEKLGGRAVINSVNYEDGDGPESRFAKVTELAVEHGAALIALTIDEEGQARTVENKVAIAERLIEDLTGNWGVRESDILIDCLTFTICTGQEESRKDGIATIEAIRELKRRRPDVQTTLGLSNISFGLNPAARVVLNSVFLDECVKAGLDSAIVHASKILPIARLEEEQVKVALDLIHDRRAEGYDPLQRLMELFEGVSTKSMKAGKAEELLALPLEERLQRRIIDGEKNGLEADLDEALETRPALDIVNDTLLEGMKVVGELFGSGQMQLPFVLQSAEVMKTAVAHLEPHMEKSDAEGKGTIVLATVRGDVHDIGKNLVDIILSNNGYNVVNLGIKQPVSAILEAAEEHRADVIGMSGLLVKSTVIMKENLEELNQRKLAADYPVILGGAALTRAYVEQDLHEIYEGEVRYARDAFEGLRLMDALVAVKRGVPGATLPELKQRRVPKRAAAVAEAEEPEGSVRSDVAVDNPVPEPPFWGTRVIKGIGLKEYASWLDEGALFKGQWGLKQNRAGDGPSYEELAETEGRPRLRGWLEQLHTRNLLEAAVVHGYFPCVSKGDDLIILNEDGSERTRFTFPRQRRGRRLCLADFFRPEESGETDVVGLQVVTVGSKIGEATAELFEANSYRDYLELHGLSVQLAEALAEYWHARVRGELGFGGEDPAEVQDMFDLKYRGARFSLGYGACPDLEDRAKIAELLRPERIGVHLSEEFQLHPEQSTDAIVIHHPEAKYFNAR; this is encoded by the coding sequence ATGGCCTCGTTGCCGACCCCTTCCGCCGACAGCCGGAACCGCGCCGACGCACTCCGCGAAGCGCTCGCCACCCGAGTGGTGGTGGCCGATGGAGCCATGGGCACCATGCTCCAGGCCCAGGACCCGACCCTGGAGGACTTCCAGGACCTCGAGGGCTGCAACGAGATCCTGAACATCACGCGGCCCGACATCGTGCGCTCGGTGCACCAGGAGTACTTCGCGGTCGGCGTCGACTGCGTGGAGACCAACACCTTCGGCGCCAACTTCTCCGCCCTCGGCGAGTACGACATCCCCGAGCGGGTGTACGAGCTGTCCGAGGCGGGCGCCCGGATCGCCCGCGAGGTGGCCGACGAGTTCACCGCGTCCACCGGACAGCAGCGCTGGGTGCTCGGCTCCATGGGCCCCGGCACCAAGCTGCCCACCCTCGGCCACGCCCCGTACACCGTCCTGCGCGACGCCTACCAGCAGAACGCCGAGGGCATGCTCGCGGGCGGCGCCGACGCGCTCCTGGTGGAGACCACCCAGGACCTGCTCCAGACCAAGGCCGCCATCCTCGGCGCCCAGCGCGCCCTCGACGTGGCGGGCTACCGGGTCCCGATCATCTGCTCGGTGACCGTCGAGACCACCGGCACCATGCTGCTCGGCTCCGAGATCGGCGCCGCGCTCACCGCGCTGGAGCCGCTCGGCATCGACATGATCGGCCTCAACTGCGCCACCGGCCCGGCCGAGATGAGCGAGCACCTGCGCTACCTCGCCCGCAACGCGCGGATCCCGCTCTCCTGCATGCCCAACGCCGGACTGCCCGTCCTCGGCAAGGACGGCGCGCACTACCCGCTCTCCGCGCCGGAGCTGGCGGACGCCCAGCAGACCTTCGTCAACGAGTACGGCCTCTCGCTGGTCGGCGGCTGCTGCGGCACCACGCCCGAGCACCTGCGCCAGGTCGTGGAGCGGGTGCGGGGCCTGGCCCCCACCGAGCGCCGTCCGCGCCCCGAGCCCGGCGCCGCCTCGCTCTACCAGAGCGTGCCGTTCCGCCAGGACACCGCGTACATGGCGATCGGCGAGCGCACCAACGCCAACGGCTCCAAGAAGTTCCGCGAGGCCATGCTGGAGGGCCGCTGGGACGACTGCGTGGAGATGGCCCGCGACCAGATCCGCGAGGGCGCCCACATGCTCGACCTCTGCGTCGACTACGTGGGCCGCGACGGCGTCGCCGACATGGAGGAGCTGGCGGGCCGCTTCGCCACCGCCTCCACCCTGCCGATCGTCCTGGACTCCACCGAGGTGAACGTCCTGCGTGCCGGACTGGAGAAGCTCGGCGGGCGCGCGGTCATCAACTCCGTCAACTACGAGGACGGCGACGGCCCCGAGTCCCGCTTCGCCAAGGTCACCGAGCTGGCGGTGGAGCACGGCGCCGCCCTGATCGCGCTGACCATCGACGAGGAGGGCCAGGCCCGCACCGTCGAGAACAAGGTCGCCATCGCCGAGCGGCTCATCGAGGACCTCACCGGCAACTGGGGGGTGCGCGAGTCGGACATCCTCATCGACTGCCTCACCTTCACCATCTGCACCGGCCAGGAGGAGTCCCGCAAGGACGGCATCGCCACCATCGAGGCGATCCGCGAGCTCAAGCGCCGCCGCCCGGACGTCCAGACCACGCTGGGCCTGTCCAACATCTCCTTCGGCCTCAACCCGGCCGCCCGCGTGGTGCTGAACTCCGTCTTCCTCGACGAGTGCGTCAAGGCGGGCCTGGACTCCGCGATCGTGCACGCCTCCAAGATCCTGCCCATCGCGCGGCTGGAGGAGGAGCAGGTCAAGGTCGCCCTCGACCTCATCCACGACCGCCGCGCGGAGGGCTACGACCCGCTCCAGCGGCTGATGGAGCTCTTCGAGGGCGTCAGCACCAAGTCGATGAAGGCGGGCAAGGCCGAGGAGCTCCTGGCCCTGCCGCTGGAGGAGCGCCTGCAGCGCCGGATCATCGACGGCGAGAAGAACGGCCTGGAGGCCGACCTCGACGAGGCGCTGGAGACCCGCCCGGCGCTCGACATCGTCAACGACACCCTCCTGGAGGGCATGAAGGTCGTCGGCGAGCTCTTCGGCTCCGGCCAGATGCAGCTGCCGTTCGTCCTGCAGTCCGCCGAGGTGATGAAGACCGCGGTGGCCCATCTGGAGCCGCACATGGAGAAGTCCGACGCGGAGGGCAAGGGCACCATCGTGCTGGCCACCGTGCGCGGCGACGTCCACGACATCGGCAAGAACCTCGTCGACATCATCCTCTCCAACAACGGCTACAACGTCGTCAACCTCGGCATCAAGCAGCCCGTCTCCGCGATCCTGGAGGCCGCCGAGGAGCACCGGGCCGACGTCATCGGCATGTCCGGGCTGCTGGTGAAGTCGACCGTGATCATGAAGGAGAACCTGGAGGAGCTCAACCAGCGCAAGCTGGCGGCCGACTACCCGGTGATCCTGGGCGGCGCGGCCCTCACGCGCGCGTACGTCGAGCAGGACCTGCACGAGATCTACGAGGGCGAAGTCCGCTACGCGCGCGACGCGTTCGAGGGGCTGCGCCTGATGGACGCGCTGGTCGCGGTGAAGCGCGGAGTGCCCGGCGCCACCCTGCCCGAGCTCAAGCAGCGCCGCGTGCCCAAGCGCGCCGCCGCCGTGGCCGAGGCGGAGGAGCCCGAGGGCTCGGTCCGCTCGGACGTGGCCGTCGACAACCCCGTCCCCGAGCCGCCGTTCTGGGGCACCCGGGTGATCAAGGGGATCGGCCTCAAGGAGTACGCGTCCTGGCTCGACGAGGGCGCCCTCTTCAAGGGCCAGTGGGGACTGAAGCAGAACCGGGCCGGTGACGGGCCGAGCTACGAGGAGCTCGCCGAGACCGAGGGCCGGCCGCGGCTGCGCGGCTGGCTGGAGCAGCTGCACACGCGCAACCTGCTGGAGGCGGCCGTCGTCCACGGCTACTTCCCGTGCGTCTCCAAGGGCGACGACCTGATCATCCTCAACGAGGACGGCTCGGAGCGGACCCGCTTCACCTTCCCGCGCCAGCGCCGGGGCCGCCGGCTCTGCCTCGCGGACTTCTTCCGCCCGGAGGAGTCCGGCGAGACCGACGTGGTCGGGCTCCAGGTGGTCACGGTCGGCTCGAAGATCGGCGAGGCCACGGCCGAGCTCTTCGAGGCCAACTCCTACCGCGACTACCTCGAACTGCACGGCCTGTCCGTGCAGTTGGCGGAGGCGCTGGCCGAGTACTGGCACGCCCGGGTGCGCGGCGAGCTCGGCTTCGGCGGGGAGGACCCGGCCGAGGTGCAGGACATGTTCGACCTGAAGTACCGGGGCGCGCGCTTCTCGCTGGGCTACGGGGCCTGCCCCGACCTGGAGGACCGCGCCAAGATCGCCGAGCTGCTCCGGCCCGAGCGGATCGGCGTCCACCTCTCCGAGGAGTTCCAGCTGCACCCCGAGCAGTCCACGGACGCCATCGTCATCCACCACCCGGAGGCGAAGTACTTCAACGCCCGCTGA
- a CDS encoding HAD family hydrolase — MTITVPAPDVRAAEGSALQAVFLDMDGTLVDTEGFWWEVEAEVFAALGHRLDERWRDVVVGGPMSRSAGFLIEATGADITVPELTVLLNDGFEARIGRGVPLMPGAARLLGELAEHSVPTALVSASHRRIIDRVLDSLGPRHFALTVAGDEVGRTKPHPDPYLFAAAGLGADPTRCAVVEDTATGVAAAEAAGCRVVAVPSVAPIAPAAGRVVVDSLEQVDLAFLRTLITRMN, encoded by the coding sequence ATGACCATCACGGTTCCCGCGCCCGATGTTCGTGCGGCGGAAGGCTCGGCCCTGCAGGCCGTCTTCCTGGACATGGACGGCACGCTGGTCGACACCGAGGGCTTCTGGTGGGAGGTCGAGGCCGAGGTCTTCGCCGCCCTCGGCCACCGGCTCGACGAGCGCTGGCGGGACGTGGTGGTGGGCGGCCCGATGAGCCGCAGCGCCGGCTTCCTCATCGAGGCCACCGGCGCCGACATCACGGTCCCCGAGCTGACGGTGCTGCTCAACGACGGCTTCGAGGCGCGCATCGGCCGCGGGGTGCCGCTGATGCCGGGCGCCGCCCGGCTGCTCGGCGAGCTCGCCGAGCACTCCGTGCCGACCGCCCTGGTCTCCGCCTCGCACCGGCGCATCATCGACCGCGTCCTGGACTCGCTCGGCCCGCGCCACTTCGCGCTCACCGTGGCCGGGGACGAGGTGGGGCGCACCAAGCCGCACCCCGATCCGTATCTGTTCGCCGCGGCCGGTCTCGGCGCGGACCCGACCAGATGCGCGGTCGTGGAGGACACCGCGACCGGGGTGGCCGCCGCCGAGGCCGCCGGGTGCCGGGTGGTGGCGGTGCCGTCCGTCGCGCCCATCGCGCCGGCCGCGGGCCGGGTCGTGGTGGATTCGCTCGAACAAGTCGATCTCGCATTTCTGCGCACCCTGATCACCCGGATGAACTGA
- a CDS encoding ABC transporter substrate-binding protein: MNRKTLVLPAVVGLLAPVLAACGGAGSGGDGGKAIVVGTTDQFVVTKDAPAPFDPAYAYDTGAWNVLRQTLQMLVHVPRGGGEPVPDAASSCAFTDKENESYRCKLRSGIEFADGSKMTAADVHYSIQRVLNIKDGNGPIALLENIDTMETKGDDEIIFHLKTPDATFPYKLATPAAAIVQKDKYPAKKLRPGFEVDGSGPYTLKAEYKGDQVVKAVFSKNPKYKGDLKVSNDKVELKSFADADSMGAELESGKIDMMTRSMSPEQIQKYSVTPPKNVNLVEMPGLEIRYLGFNTNDPSVKNKAVRQAMAAVVDRGALASKVYGATAEPLYSLIPTSIAGHTNSFFNKYGEPSKQKAAGILRSAGVSTPVKLTLNYTNDHYGPGTAKEFQILRDQLNATGLFATTLKATDWPKYRPAQKAGDYAVYGLGWFPDFPDPDNYVAPFLGRDNFLNSPYSNVEVRNTLIPESRVAADRNQAAKPFEKIQDIVANDVPVLPLWQGKQYIAARSEITGTEWALNSSADLQLWELSRGVK, encoded by the coding sequence ATGAACCGCAAGACTTTGGTGCTGCCGGCCGTAGTGGGCCTGCTCGCCCCCGTACTCGCCGCGTGTGGCGGGGCAGGAAGTGGGGGTGACGGCGGCAAGGCCATCGTCGTGGGCACCACCGACCAGTTCGTGGTCACCAAGGACGCGCCCGCTCCCTTCGACCCGGCCTACGCGTACGACACCGGCGCCTGGAACGTGCTCCGCCAGACCCTGCAGATGCTCGTCCACGTCCCGCGCGGCGGCGGCGAGCCCGTGCCGGACGCGGCCTCCAGCTGTGCGTTCACCGACAAGGAGAACGAGAGCTACCGCTGCAAGCTGCGCAGCGGCATCGAGTTCGCCGACGGCTCCAAGATGACCGCCGCCGACGTTCACTACTCGATCCAGCGCGTCCTGAACATCAAGGACGGCAACGGCCCGATCGCGCTCCTGGAAAACATCGACACGATGGAGACCAAGGGCGACGACGAGATCATCTTCCATCTGAAGACCCCGGACGCCACCTTCCCGTACAAGCTCGCGACGCCCGCCGCCGCGATCGTCCAGAAGGACAAGTACCCGGCGAAGAAGCTCCGCCCCGGCTTCGAGGTCGACGGCTCCGGCCCGTACACCCTGAAGGCCGAGTACAAGGGCGACCAGGTCGTCAAGGCCGTCTTCAGCAAGAACCCCAAGTACAAGGGCGACTTGAAGGTCAGCAACGACAAGGTCGAGCTGAAGTCGTTCGCCGACGCCGACTCGATGGGCGCCGAGCTGGAGTCCGGCAAGATCGACATGATGACCCGTTCCATGTCGCCGGAGCAGATCCAGAAGTACTCGGTCACCCCGCCCAAGAACGTCAACCTGGTCGAGATGCCCGGCCTGGAAATCCGCTACCTGGGCTTCAACACCAACGACCCGTCGGTGAAGAACAAGGCCGTCCGCCAGGCGATGGCCGCCGTCGTGGACCGCGGCGCGCTGGCCTCCAAGGTCTACGGCGCCACCGCCGAGCCGCTGTACTCGCTGATCCCGACCTCGATCGCCGGGCACACCAACTCGTTCTTCAACAAGTACGGCGAGCCCAGCAAGCAGAAGGCCGCCGGGATCCTGCGGTCCGCGGGCGTCTCCACCCCGGTCAAGCTGACGCTCAACTACACGAACGACCACTACGGCCCGGGTACCGCCAAGGAGTTCCAGATCCTGCGGGACCAGCTGAACGCCACCGGGCTCTTCGCCACCACCCTCAAGGCGACCGACTGGCCCAAGTACCGTCCGGCGCAGAAGGCCGGCGACTACGCCGTCTACGGCCTCGGCTGGTTCCCCGACTTCCCGGACCCGGACAACTACGTCGCGCCCTTCCTCGGCCGCGACAACTTCCTCAACTCGCCGTACTCCAACGTCGAGGTGCGCAACACCCTGATCCCCGAGTCCCGCGTGGCGGCCGACCGCAACCAGGCCGCCAAGCCGTTCGAGAAGATCCAGGACATCGTCGCCAACGACGTCCCGGTGCTGCCGCTGTGGCAGGGCAAGCAGTACATCGCCGCCCGCAGCGAGATCACCGGTACCGAGTGGGCGCTCAACTCCTCGGCCGACCTCCAGCTCTGGGAGCTGAGCCGCGGCGTGAAGTAA
- a CDS encoding ABC transporter substrate-binding protein has product MKIRNRWLTAPLAAGVAAGLLSGCGSEAGSSSGSGESVVMGMSDDIQAIDPASGYDPGSWLLFNNVFQSLLSFPKGSSTPQPEAAERCSFDKGGSQVFRCLLRSGLKFSNGHALTSKDVKFSFERVLRINDPNGPAPLLSTLGRIDTPDELTVVFHLKVPDATFPSKIASGAGSIVDSETYPAGKLRTDGKAIGSGVYKLDAFGEKQASFSVNSSYKGTAKVKNSGMTMKLFHGRQKELAQALRDGDIDLAYRGLTAKDIADLQASSVADKKGIKVVEGTSAEVQHLVFNMSDPVAGKLAVRKAVAYLVDREALVRDVYKSTATPLYSIVPSGITAHSTSFFDTYGGSPDPAKARQVLHKAGLTGKVKLTLWSTPIRYGPGTDDELKAIAKQLNDSGLFEADVKSVDFKQYEQDIAAGKYGVYVKGWIPDYPDPDNFTSPFFGKGNVLSNHYVNKTVTDEIIPSTSATEDRAATEAEFTRLQDTVANDVPILPLWQGKQYAVAHEGVVGLEWTLDPSTVFRFWEISKA; this is encoded by the coding sequence GTGAAGATACGGAACCGATGGCTGACGGCCCCGCTCGCCGCGGGAGTCGCGGCCGGTCTCCTCAGTGGCTGCGGCTCCGAGGCCGGCTCCTCCTCCGGGAGCGGTGAGTCGGTGGTCATGGGGATGTCGGACGACATCCAGGCCATCGACCCGGCGTCCGGCTACGACCCGGGCTCCTGGCTGCTGTTCAACAACGTCTTCCAGTCGCTGCTGAGCTTCCCCAAGGGCAGCTCCACCCCGCAGCCGGAGGCCGCCGAGCGGTGCTCCTTCGACAAGGGCGGCTCCCAGGTCTTCCGCTGCCTCCTGCGCTCCGGGCTGAAGTTCTCCAACGGTCACGCCCTGACCTCGAAGGACGTCAAGTTCTCGTTCGAGCGGGTGCTGCGCATCAACGACCCCAACGGGCCGGCGCCGCTGCTCTCCACCCTCGGCAGGATCGACACCCCGGACGAGCTGACCGTCGTCTTCCACCTCAAGGTGCCGGACGCCACCTTCCCCAGCAAGATCGCCTCCGGCGCGGGCTCCATCGTCGACAGCGAGACCTACCCGGCGGGCAAGCTCCGCACCGACGGCAAGGCGATCGGCTCGGGCGTCTACAAGCTCGACGCGTTCGGCGAGAAGCAGGCCAGCTTCTCCGTGAACTCCAGCTACAAGGGCACCGCCAAGGTCAAGAACTCCGGCATGACCATGAAGCTCTTCCACGGCAGGCAGAAGGAGCTGGCCCAGGCGCTGCGCGACGGCGACATCGACCTCGCCTACCGCGGCCTCACCGCCAAGGACATCGCCGACCTCCAGGCGTCCAGCGTGGCCGACAAGAAGGGCATCAAGGTCGTCGAGGGCACCAGCGCCGAGGTGCAGCACCTGGTCTTCAACATGAGCGACCCGGTGGCCGGGAAGCTCGCCGTCCGCAAGGCCGTCGCCTACCTGGTGGACCGCGAGGCCCTGGTGCGCGATGTCTACAAGTCGACGGCGACGCCGCTCTACTCGATCGTGCCGTCCGGCATCACCGCCCACAGCACCTCGTTCTTCGACACCTACGGCGGCAGCCCGGACCCCGCGAAGGCCCGTCAGGTCCTGCACAAGGCGGGTCTGACCGGCAAGGTGAAGCTCACCCTGTGGTCGACCCCGATCCGCTACGGGCCGGGCACCGACGACGAGCTCAAGGCGATCGCCAAGCAGCTCAACGACAGCGGCCTGTTCGAGGCGGACGTGAAGTCCGTCGACTTCAAGCAGTACGAGCAGGACATCGCGGCGGGCAAGTACGGCGTGTACGTGAAGGGCTGGATCCCCGACTACCCGGACCCGGACAACTTCACCTCGCCGTTCTTCGGCAAGGGCAACGTCCTGTCGAACCACTACGTCAACAAGACGGTCACCGACGAGATCATCCCGTCGACGTCCGCCACCGAGGACCGCGCGGCCACCGAGGCCGAGTTCACCCGCCTCCAGGACACCGTCGCCAACGACGTGCCGATCCTGCCGCTGTGGCAGGGCAAGCAGTACGCGGTGGCCCACGAGGGCGTGGTCGGCCTGGAGTGGACCCTGGACCCCTCGACGGTGTTCCGCTTCTGGGAGATCAGCAAGGCGTGA